From a single Entelurus aequoreus isolate RoL-2023_Sb linkage group LG12, RoL_Eaeq_v1.1, whole genome shotgun sequence genomic region:
- the LOC133662949 gene encoding cyclin-dependent kinase 17-like, giving the protein MAAGRPLFPGSTVEDELHLIFRLLGTPTEDNWPGISSMEEFKSYNFPKYKPQPFINHAPRLDGEGMELLLAFLRYESKKRISAEEAMKQSYFRHLGMRVHTLSESVSIFTLKEVQLQRDPGYRNSSYLESGNSKVNRRQSMLF; this is encoded by the exons ATGGCTGCAGGTCGGCCTCTGTTCCCCGGCTCCACAGTAGAGGACGAGCTCCACCTGATCTTCAGGTTACTAG GCACACCCACGGAAGACAACTGGCCAGGAATATCTTCCATGGAGGAGTTCAAGTCCTACAATTTCCCCAAATACAAACCTCAGCCCTTCATCAACCATGCTCCCAG GCTGGATGGTGAAGGCATGGAGCTCTTATTGGCCTTCCTCAGA tatGAATCCAAGAAGAGGATCTCAGCTGAGGAGGCCATGAAACAATCCTACTTCAGGCATCTTGGGATGAGAGTTCACACACTGTCTGAGA GTGTGTCCATCTTCACATTGAAGGAGGTTCAGCTGCAGAGAGATCCGGGCTACAGGAACTCTTCATACCTGGAGTCAG